In Flavobacterium endoglycinae, one DNA window encodes the following:
- a CDS encoding DUF6157 family protein, producing MKVHTTNYFDTFIEVAEDTKVDHGIIPPSKDKKTIAEMQYELIAKNPYQFTSDDILFQVFADRKDLTKNEYEKAREQFFSKGQACFRASPLTKTYGFGIHNNHNGKIALFGMETDEYQKFIKDPKVKKVKAMKSSR from the coding sequence ATGAAAGTACATACTACAAATTATTTTGACACTTTTATTGAAGTAGCAGAAGATACAAAAGTAGATCACGGAATTATACCACCCAGTAAAGACAAGAAAACCATTGCAGAAATGCAATACGAGCTTATTGCTAAAAATCCCTATCAATTTACTTCTGATGATATTCTTTTTCAGGTTTTTGCTGATCGAAAAGATTTAACAAAAAATGAATACGAAAAAGCTCGAGAACAATTTTTCTCAAAAGGACAAGCTTGCTTTCGCGCTTCACCTCTTACCAAAACATACGGATTTGGTATTCATAACAATCATAATGGAAAAATTGCGCTTTTCGGAATGGAAACTGATGAATATCAAAAGTTTATCAAGGACCCAAAAGTAAAAAAAGTAAAAGCGATGAAATCAAGCAGATAA
- a CDS encoding toxin-antitoxin system YwqK family antitoxin, translating to MTKKLALLLLILIYGCNADINDRDKRNENWVYWLDSKTGKSSWIPVSDQTTVKDGKYISFYSEGTIYEKGKLKNGKNIDTIYWYDQNEKLIHYALVKSGKFIQYYVNDGPYISYFQDGKVFEKGIVKNHKIKDQWTRYFNNGNIEWSIDFKDGTGLKTWYFEDGQISAKTAYIKNKLSGQNKHWFENGQVKEISYWTNGMQTGLFECYFENGKLEQRTNWKNDEPEGLSERWYNNGQKKNIQFFKGGLIDGNGKQWHPNGKLQVDLNYISGKKNGKALKYHENGNLQVEGNYKNDEQDGVWKWYDENGKFIQKDIYVNGKLIEIQNNL from the coding sequence ATGACTAAAAAACTAGCACTACTTCTTTTAATACTGATTTATGGTTGCAACGCTGATATAAATGATAGAGATAAAAGAAACGAAAATTGGGTATACTGGTTAGATTCAAAAACTGGTAAATCATCTTGGATTCCAGTAAGCGACCAAACAACAGTAAAAGACGGAAAATATATTTCATTTTATTCTGAAGGAACCATTTATGAAAAAGGGAAATTAAAAAACGGAAAAAATATTGATACAATTTACTGGTACGATCAAAATGAAAAACTCATACACTACGCTTTGGTTAAATCTGGGAAATTTATCCAGTATTATGTAAATGATGGACCTTATATTTCATATTTCCAAGATGGAAAAGTTTTTGAAAAAGGCATCGTAAAAAATCATAAAATAAAAGATCAATGGACAAGATATTTTAATAATGGAAATATAGAATGGAGTATCGATTTTAAAGATGGTACCGGTCTAAAAACATGGTATTTTGAAGATGGACAAATATCCGCAAAGACTGCATATATTAAAAACAAACTTAGTGGGCAAAATAAACATTGGTTTGAAAACGGTCAAGTGAAAGAAATCTCATACTGGACTAACGGAATGCAAACTGGTTTATTTGAATGTTACTTTGAAAATGGAAAACTTGAACAACGAACGAATTGGAAAAATGATGAACCAGAAGGTCTGAGTGAACGCTGGTATAATAACGGTCAAAAAAAGAACATTCAGTTTTTTAAGGGAGGACTCATTGATGGAAATGGTAAACAATGGCATCCCAACGGTAAATTACAAGTAGATCTAAATTATATTTCTGGAAAAAAGAATGGAAAAGCTCTTAAATATCATGAAAACGGAAATCTTCAAGTTGAAGGAAATTATAAAAACGATGAGCAAGATGGAGTTTGGAAATGGTATGATGAAAATGGGAAATTTATCCAAAAAGATATTTATGTCAATGGAAAATTAATTGAAATTCAAAATAATTTATAA